The genomic interval AGGGAAAGAGGGCTTGCAGCTGCGCCCACGCCGCCCGATTGGCCACCGCCCGGGGCAAGAGGCCAATGCCAAAAATGAGTTCCGTGACCATCGGGACACAAATCGCAAACGTTGCCCCCTCGGCAATGGCGCTGGTGACCCGCTGCCGCAGCGGATGCCCCGGCGTGATTAAGGGTGAGGCATGATTGGTATCGAGCAAATAGATGGACATGTTAGCGTGGTTCCTCGCGGGCCGCATCATCCGCATTCAAGGTCTGGATCTGGGTTTCAATCGCCTGCCATGTCGCATCCCACGCTTGCCCGACCGCAGGATCAGGGTAATCATCCGCGAGTGCGGCGGCGAGTGCGCCGTGGGCCGGACGAATATGGGCAGGATTGGCTGGTGTTTGCTGGATGCGCTGGACGACGGCCAAGACGTGCGGATCGACCACGGTATCTAAGGCTGTGGTCAATAACGTGACGGCCAGCATTTCCACGGATTGGTGCTGGGCCAAGGCATGTTGTTGTAAGCGCAACGCCAGCGCTTCGGGAACCGTAATGGTTGGCATTGCATGCCTCCTTGGTACTGGATGAACACGATGCAGTCATGCATGACTAGTGTAGCATTGCTTGGCATGGGCAGCAAGAAGCATCGGCTTTTCCGCGTGGTGATAGTGCTCGCTGAGCGGTATCCATTCCGTTCATCGGTTCTGATACAAAATACAAAGTCGGCCCTTGCGGTTAACAGAAATTCCTCCTCATCCTGATCAGTTGGTCGCCCGCCAAAGCCTGTCACGTGCCCGCAAAACCCCACCGCTCGCATGGAGCAATGCCGTGGTTGTAACGACGCAGC from Herpetosiphon gulosus carries:
- a CDS encoding type II toxin-antitoxin system VapC family toxin codes for the protein MSIYLLDTNHASPLITPGHPLRQRVTSAIAEGATFAICVPMVTELIFGIGLLPRAVANRAAWAQLQALFPCYLPDETDAVHAADLQIALRRHGRQLATVDALIAALALRYGLILLTTDRDFVAVPSLQQENWLR